The Vairimorpha necatrix chromosome 1, complete sequence genome contains a region encoding:
- a CDS encoding chaperone protein CLPB: MTNPKFTNKARELIEETIAKAQLNKNTQLEPEHLLNVLLENSNSILRKVLSKEETNIWTDKIINKINTFGKAGQPVEPQMSYKLSQVFKTNDEFVSVDSILINILNLDHIKSYLSNTEEIIKKIKNFRGDKKMDNVNADDTENIMSKFAVDMVDQARQNIFDPVIGREQEIREIIEILCKKTKSNAIMVGKPGVGKTAIVNGIAQRIANGEAPGLKNAKIYNVDVGGMVAGACHRGDFEQRLKDLIKEAESTPGVILFIDEIHIVLGAGKTSDSAMDAANMLKPGLANGSIKCIGATTEDERFVQVPVREPSIEDSITMLRGIRERMELHHGVKISDNALVYAAKSSKQYIPNRRLPDIAIDLIDSACASAVISLESQPKEILEAKNKIWSLELEKTSLEMDLKNTQDKEIIYKKLEEVQKKIEGIKESMIPLEENYLNEKKDIIQAKELRKKLEDTKLKLIQAERDRQSYLAYDLKTNVIPVLEEEIKKLTGVEIIETHHIAEKISNWTGIPVKRLTMKENERLLEMSTRIKKRIFGQDEAVNAIVSSILQSRVGLARKDKPIGAFLLLGPSGVGKTELAKAVASELFDDEKNMVVLDMSDYGNELSVTKLIGASAGYVGYNEGGTLTEPIRRKPYNVILLDEVDLAHQSVLNVLYQLLDEGRITDGKGVVVDYRNCVIIMTSNLGQHVIMNSPSIGEKERSELEGIVLQRFGPPFVNRIDNVIYFNQLDFNCLSKILEYQINELNLRLEEKNMKFVISQAVAEEIVVKAHSSVYGARLMKRLVQTHFISALTQILLKRTDNSILFVKCYGTYENQVGEQIGEYVYQY; this comes from the exons ATGACAAATCCAAAATTCACAAACAAAGCAAGAGAACTTATTGAAGAAACAATTGCAAAAGCACaacttaataaaaacacTCAACTAGAACCAGAACATTTACTAAATGTCTTACTAGAAAATTCGAATTCGATCCTAAGAAAGGTCTTATCAAAAGAGGAAACAAATATCTGGACTGACaaaataatcaataaaatcaaTACATTCGGGAAAGCAGGCCAACCAGTAGAGCCACAAATGTCTTATAAATTGTCACAAGTATTCAAAACTAATGATGAATTTGTTTCTGTTGACTCGATTTTGATCAATATTCTAAATCTTGACCATATAAAAAGTTATCTTAGCAATACAGaggaaataataaaaaagataaaaaactttaggGGCGATAAAAAGATGGACAATGTCAACGCTGATGAtacagaaaatattatgtcAAAATTCGCAGTTGATATGGTCGACCAAGCtagacaaaatatttttgatccTGTAATTGGTAGAGAACAAGAAATAAGAgaaattatagaaataCTTTGTAAGAAGACGAAGAGTAATGCGATTATGGTTGGTAAACCAGGTGTAGGTAAGACAGCTATAGTAAATGGCATAGCACAGAGAATTGCAAATGGAGAAGCTCCAGGGCTAAAAAATGCTAAGATTTACAATGTCGACGTAGGCGGAATGGTGGCGGGTGCTTGCCACAGAGGGGATTTTGAACAAAGATTGAAGGATCTCATAAAAGAAGCAGAGAGCACACCGGGcgtaattttgtttattgatGAGATACATATTGTATTGGGAGCAGGAAAGACTTCAGACAGTGCCATGGATGCGGCCAACATGTTGAAACCAGGACTGGCAAATGGGTCTATCAAATGTATAGGAGCTACTACAGAAGACGa GAGGTTTGTACAAGTCCCTGTACGAGAGCCATCAATAGAAGATTCAATTACAATGTTAAGAGGAATTAGAGAAAGAATGGAATTACACCATGGGGTGAAAATAAGTGACAATGCCTTAGTTTACGCTGCGAAATCTTCTAAGCAGTACATTCCGAATAGAAGACTGCCGGACATAGCCATAGATTTAATTGACAGTGCATGTGCGAGCGCCGTAATTTCTCTAGAAAGTCAACCcaaagaaattttagaggcaaaaaataaaatttggtCACTTGAATTAGAAAAGACGAGTTTAGAAATGGATCTCAAAAATACACaagataaagaaattatatataaaaaactagaaGAGGTTCAAAAGAAGATAGAAGGTATTAAAGAATCTATGATACCTTTAGAGGAAAATTATCTAAATGAGAAAAAAGACATAATCCAGGCAAAAGAATTacgtaaaaaattagaagatACAAAATTGAAACTAATCCAAGCCGAAAGAGACAGGCAGTCATATTTGGCCTATGATTTGAAGACGAATGTGATCCCAGTattagaagaagaaattaagaAATTGACAGGAGTAGAAATAATTGAGACACACCACATAGCAGAGAAGATAAGCAATTGGACAGGAATACCGGTCAAGAGGTTGACTATGAAGGAGAATGAAAGATTATTAGAAATGTCTActagaattaaaaagagaATATTTGGGCAAGATGAAGCAGTCAATGCCATTGTGTCTTCAATTCTTCAGTCGCGAGTGGGCCTTGCAAGGAAAGACAAGCCCATTGGGgcatttttacttttaggGCCTAGTGGTGTAGGAAAAACTGAGTTGGCCAAGGCAGTGGCCTCTGAATTATTTGATGATGAGAAGAACATGGTAGTTCTCGACATGAGTGACTATGGAAATGAACTATCAGTGACTAAATTAATAGGTGCCTCTGCTGGGTATGTCGGGTACAATGAAGGGGGCACACTTACTGAGCCCATAAGAAGGAAGCCTTACAATGTCATCCTTTTGGACGAGGTAGATTTGGCCCACCAGTCTGTGCTCAATGTTTTGTATCAACTACTTGACGAGGGACGAATTACAGACGGCAAGGGGGTGGTCGTGGATTACAGGAATTGTGTAATAATTATGACTTCTAATCTCGGTCAACATGTCATAATGAATAGTCCTAGTATAGGAGAAAAGGAAAGATCAGAACTAGAAGGAATAGTATTACAGAGATTTGGGCCGCCTTTTGTCAACAGAATTGATAATGTCATTTATTTCAACCAGTTAGATTTTAATTGCCTCAGTAAGATTCTTGAATATCAAATCAATGAACTCAACTTGAGACTAGAAGAAAAGAATATGAAATTCGTAATAAGTCAAGCAGTGGCCGAGGAAATAGTAGTAAAAGCGCATTCATCTGTGTACGGAGCAAGATTGATGAAAAGATTGGTACAGACTCATTTTATAAGTGCACTGACGCAAATATTACTAAAGAGAACCGACAactcaattttatttgtaaaatgcTATGGAACTTATGAAAATCAAGTGGGAGAACAAATAGGGGAGTATGTTtatcaatattaa